The following proteins are encoded in a genomic region of Zea mays cultivar B73 chromosome 9, Zm-B73-REFERENCE-NAM-5.0, whole genome shotgun sequence:
- the LOC103639942 gene encoding uncharacterized protein encodes IQYRLTLAAHPPAVKASIKFRDDDRPLLRAKVPIGVLGLPFLSGLAAGGDAKDLRFDLSTAFPSVPALRLSYRPNEPLQPFALSVRTGSPIRAPFALAAEFNLTSSNPPAFSLLFKPRIGDFAVASSVHSPPTPPPTSTPPPLAIKMVDLTTNSDDHDCEAHGNDLSFAENVFGANVAAATGTNGGGVGALLSGMRLTTRSVLPLWSKASMWFQWGLRVPPEIKATLADNGYGRKAGSLAISKLPLLVMNKIIIEHTPKVPSQSEADKKRKKDTPPAAEDEEFSLMKRQLDKLNAESTMLRRAVEDLSAEIGAGKGNDRKLPTAVPPQQHTLVSKPDRHFHINAKELVDSGTKPASNEASEELKKVLEGRRK; translated from the coding sequence ATCCAATATaggctaaccctagccgcccatcCGCCCGCCGTGAAGGCGTCGATCAAGTTCCGGGACGACGACCGACCGCTGCTGCGCGCCAAGGTGCCGATTGGCGTGCTAGGGCTGCCCTTCCTCTCGGGCCTCGCGGCGGGGGGAGACGCCAAGGACCTCCGTTTTGACCTCTCCACCGCCTTCCCCTCTGTCCCGGCGCTCCGCCTCTCATACCGCCCCAACGAACCCCTCCAGCCTTTTGCCCTCTCCGTCCGCACGGGGTCCCCTATCCGCGCCCCATTCGCCCTCGCCGCCGAATTCAACCTCACCTCCTCCAACCCGCCCGCCTTCTCGCTCCTCTTCAAGCCCCGGATCGGGGACTTCGCCGTCGCAAGCTCCGTCCACTCCCCGCCGACACCGCCGCCCACATCCACTCCGCCCCCGCTAGCGATCAAGATGGTCGACCTCACCACCAACAGCGACGACCACGACTGCGAAGCACACGGTAACGACCTCTCCTTCGCCGAGAATGTATTCGGGGCGAACGTGGCGGCCGCCACCGGGACGAACGGCGGCGGCGTAGGCGCGCTGCTGTCCGGGATGCGGCTCACGACCAGGAGCGTGCTGCCACTGTGGAGTAAAGCGAGCATGTGGTTCCAGTGGGGGCTGCGCGTGCCGCCGGAGATCAAGGCCACGCTTGCAGACAACGGGTACGGGCGCAAGGCTGGGAGCCTCGCCATCAGCAAGCTGCCGCTGCTGGTGATGAACAAGATCATTATCGAGCACACGCCCAAGGTGCCTTCACAGTCTGAAGCGGACAAGAAGAGGAAGAAAGACACACCACCGGCAGCTGAGGATGAAGAGTTCTCACTCATGAAGAGGCAACTGGATAAGCTGAATGCGGAGAGCACAATGCTGCGTCGTGCAGTCGAGGACTTGAGTGCAGAGATTGGAGCCGGCAAAGGCAATGATCGTAAGCTGCCAACAGCAGTGCCACCTCAACAACAtactttagtgtcgaaaccagatCGTCATTTCCACATAAATGCGAAGGAATTGGTAGACAGTGGGACGAAACCGGCCTCAAATGAAGCAAGTGAGGAGTTGAAGAAGGTGCTTGAGGGCCGACGGAAGTAA